The following coding sequences lie in one Apium graveolens cultivar Ventura chromosome 3, ASM990537v1, whole genome shotgun sequence genomic window:
- the LOC141710831 gene encoding uncharacterized protein LOC141710831, with product MATSGSSFLRQLSEKEGWKSASKRWGVNNNNKRYNVGDGQEGHYWKQQMEGLTNQNNNVIYGNENEGLVMKKRVMVVVDESCHSKHAMMWALTHVTNKGDSLTLLHIVAPHSSKASPHSPYLASSLGSLCKACKPEVEVEALWIQGPKLATVMSQVKKLDVSVLVLGQKKPSSLFTCLCGRSSTEKFVEECINNVECLTIGVRKQGQGIGGYLISTRWQKDFWLLA from the exons ATGGCAACGTCAGGATCATCATTTCTGAGACAATTAagtgaaaaagaaggatggaaatCAGCATCAAAGAGATGGGGTGTAAATAACAATAACAAAAGGTACAATGTAGGAGATGGTCAAGAAGGACACTACTGGAAACAACAAATGGAAGGACTTACAAATCAAAACAATAATGTGATATATGGTAATGAAAATGAAGGGCTAGTGATGAAGAAGAGAGTGATGGTAGTTGTGGATGAATCTTGTCATTCAAAACATGCTATGATGTGGGCACTTACTCATGTTACTAATAAAGGTGATAGTCTCACTTTGCTTCACATTGTTGCTCCTCATTCTTCAAAGGCCTCTCCTCATTCACCTTACTTGGCTTCATCACTTGGTTCACTCTGTAAAGCTTGCAAGCCAGAG GTGGAAGTGGAAGCACTATGGATTCAAGGACCAAAGCTAGCTACTGTAATGAGCCAAGTAAAAAAGTTGGATGTTTCTGTTCTTGTCTTGGGCCAAAAGAAGCCCTCATCACTCTTCACTTG CTTGTGTGGAAGAAGCAGCACAGAGAAATTTGTGGAAGAATGCATAAACAATGTGGAGTGTTTGACAATAGGAGTAAGGAAGCAAGGGCAGGGCATTGGTGGTTACTTGATCAGTACCAGATGGCAGAAAGATTTCTGGCTCTTGGCTTAA